CACGCTCTCGCCAGCGGACCTGATCGCGCCGATCTTCGTCGACGCCACCACCGACGAGCGGGTGCCCATCGAGACGATGCCGGGTCACGAACGCGTTCCCGTCGAGGCGGTCGTCGACCGCGTCGAGGAGGTGCTGGCGACCGGCGTCGAGGCGGTGATCGTCTTCGGCGTCCCCGAGGCAAAGGACGAACGCGGCTCGCGAGCCTGGGCGACCGACGGCGTCGTCCAGCGCGCGGTCCGATCGATCACCGACGAGACCGACGCCTACGTCATCACGGACGTGTGTCTCTGTGAGTACACCAGTCACGGCCACTGCGGGATCGTCGAGGCGGGCGCGGCCGACGACCCGACGCTGACGGTCTGCAACGACCCGACCCTGGAACTGCTCTCGAAGACGGCGGTCTCGCACGCTCGCGCGGGAGCGGACATGGTCGCGCCCTCCAGCATGACCGACGGGATGGTCGGGGCGATCCGCGAGGCGCTCGACGACGACGGCTTCTCGGACGTGCCGATCATGAGCTACGCGGCCAAGTACGAGTCGGCCTTCTACGGTCCCTTCCGCGACGCCGCCGACGGCGCACCCGCCTTCGGCGACCGGCGACACTACCAGATGGACCCCGCGAACGGCCGCGAGGCCATGCGCGAGGTCGCCCTCGACGTCGAGCAGGGCGCGGACGTGCTGATGGTCAAGCCCGCGCTGCCCTACCTCGACGTGGTCCGGGAGATCCGCGAGTCCTACGACCACCCCGTCGCCGCCTACAACGTCAGCGGCGAGTACGCGATGTTGCACGCCGCCAGCGAGAAGGGGTGGCTCGACCTCGACGCGGTCGCCCACGAGTCGCTGCTCTCGATCAAGCGGGCCGGCGCGGACCTCATCCTGACGTACTTCGCCGAGGACATCGCCCAGCGGCTCTGAGACCGCCGAGCGGTGTAGTCGCCACACTCGACAGCGCTCGCTCTCCGTGACACGGCCGTGGGTCCAGATCGGACGGCGGGCTACCGGGCCATTCATTTACCGAGCGTCGCTACCGACGCGTGGATGGTCGCCCTCCACCGGATCGTCCCGTCGACGGACAGCCGTCGGCTCGAACTCGCAGAGATCACTGTCACCAACGCCGTGCCGGTCGTCGGCGTCGTCGCCTTCGAGTGGAACGTCGCCGCCCTCCTCGTGCTCTACTGGTTCGAACTCGCCGTCGACGCGGTGTGGGCGTTCGTGCGTGCGCTGTTTGCCGCCCGACCGCCCGAGATCGACACCGACGGGCTGTTGATCGGAGCGGTGGCACAGCGCCGGCCGACGCTCGCCGTTCCGTGGACCGACCTCCGGATCCACGTCGTGACGCTACTGACCCTCCCGATCGCGGTGCTGGTCGTCGCCGGGGTCTGGCTGTTCGCCGGTGCCTTCCTCGTCGGCCCGCTGGGCGCGTCGGCACTCGACGACGACACGATCGCGAGCGTGACCCTGGCCACGCTTGCGATCCTCTGTACCACCGGTGTGTCGACGATACGGACCTACTTCCTGCGTGGCGAGTACCGGAACCACAACGCCCAGACCGCCATCAGCGGTGTCGTCTTTCGCACCTTCACCGTGTTCTTCGTCGCCATGTTCACGCTCACGATGGTCGGCCTCGTCACCGCTGGACCCGACACGACGCTGGCGTCGCTCGACCCCACCGCCGTCGGTCCGGCGCTGCTGATCGCGATTATCGGTCTGAAGTTCGCCTCTGACTTCCTGGGCGTGTACAGCGACCGACTCGCCGTCTACTTCGTCTCGTACGACGAGGCGTACGGGTGGTCTCAGGCCCCGCCCGAGCCCCAGTCGGTCGCGAGCGTGCCCGCCGACGCGGCCGATCGGGTTCGACCGACGCTCGCGGGTCGCGTCCTCGGGGGCGCGCTACGCCTCCCACAGCACCCGGGGGTCGCGTTTCTCGGTGTCTTTCTGCTGGCCGTCGCGGCGCTGTTTGCCTTCGGCAGCGCCTGGCTCGTCGTGGGGCTCCTGGTCGCGCTGGCCGTTGCGGTTCCACTGACACTCGTCTCTATCGATCACCTGTTGCGATACGGCGCAGTTGAGTACCGCGCCGCGCAGGACGAGCGTGCCCTCGTCGCGTACGACCGGCTGTTCGGCGTCTCGCTGTGGCGCGTCGAAGCCTGGGACGAGACGGCCGTTCGGATCGAACGGACGCTTCTCGATCGGCTGCTCGGCACTGAGACGGTCGTCGTCGAGTTGCCCGACGACGAGCACCTGCTCCCGCATCTCCCCGCGACGACGCCGATCCTGTCGGTCTTCGACCGCGAGCCCGATCGACCCCAGTCGTGAGCCCGGACGAGCAGCGCCGACGCGCCACGTCACGACTGTCCGGGTCCGGCGCGGCGACACTGCTGGCGGCGGGTGCGCGCGAGCGAAATACCCCCGAAGCACCGGAATCGGCCGTGCTCCCGGTTGACGAACGTTCGAAATCCGGGCGAACAGCCGGCGGTTTTCTGGACGGAATACAACCTTATATCGATAATATCATACCTTAATCTGGACGGTCGTCTACGCAACACCCTCCTATCTCTGTTATTGTAAAGCAAATCCTTATGTAGGGCTACGGCAAGACCACTTCCGTGAGCAAGTTGACGATGACGGGCGATACGGAGGTAAAGATGGACATTCAGACGCAATTCAAACACGATCCAAAACAATGACGTACGAACTACTACAGTCGAACCCAGAAACGATTGTCGAGGGAGTCAACCTCCTGTGGGTACTGGTGGTAACGTTCCTGATCTTCTTCATGCACGCGGGCTTCGCCATGCTGGAGGCGGGCCAGGTGCGCTCGAAGAACGTCGCGAACCAGCTGACGAAGAACCTCCTGACCTGGAGTGTCGGCGTCGCACTGTTCTTCCTCGTCGGGGCGACCGTCGAGGGACTGGTCGGCGGTGCCGGACTCTCCTGGCAGATGAACGGTAGCTCGTCGGGCTGGGTGACGTGGCTGTTCGGGGCCGTCTTCGCGATGACGGCGGCGACGATCGTCTCCGGGGCCGTCGCCGGTCGCGCGAAGCTCCGCGCGTACATCACGTACACGGTCCTCATCGCCGCAGTGATCTACCCGGTCGTCAGCGGGATGTCGTGGTACGAGGGCGGGCTCCTCGCGGGCCTTGGCTTCGCCGACTTCGCTGGCGGCATGGTCGTCCACGGCATGGGCGGTATCGCCGGTCTGACGGCGGCCTACGTGCTCGGTCCGCGCATGGGACGGTACAACGAGGACGGCAGCGCAAACGTCATCCCCGGCCACTCGATGACCTTCGCCGTGCTGGGGACGCTGATCCTCGCTTTCGGCTGGTACGGCTTCAACGTCGGCACCGCCGCCACCGTCTTCAGCATCGAAGAGGGCGCAATCGCGCTCGGTGACTTCTCGTACGTCGGGCGTGTCGCGATGACGACGACGATCGCCATGGCCAGCGGGGCCATCGGTGCCGGTCTGATCTCCTGGGCCAAGACCAGCAAAGTCGACACGCTGTACGTCGCCAACGGTCTCCTCGCCGGTCTGGTCGGCATCACCGCGATCCCCAACACGACGACCTGGTGGGGTGCCTTCCTGGTCGGCGGGCTCGCCGGTGCACAGCTGCCGGTCGTCTTCGAGTTCGTCGAGAAACGCCTCCAGATCGACGACGTGTGTGCAGTCTTCCCGGTCCACGGGAGCGCGGGCGTCCTCGGGACCCTGCTGTACTCCTTCGTCGCGGTCGACGCCTGGGCCGGCGGTGCCAACGTCGGCTTCATGATCGACGGCTTCGTCACGCAGCTGATCGGCGTCGCGATCATCACGGTCTGGACCGTCGCCGCGACCGCCCTCATCTGGGGCGCTCTCAAGGCGGTCGGACAGGCACGCGTCACGCCTGAGCACGAACAGGAAGGCCTGGACGTCTCGGAGCACGGCGTCGAGACCTACCCCGAGTTCGGCAGCGGCGAGGGCGTCGTCGCCGACGGTGGGACGACGAACTTCTCGGAGGTGACCAACGATGACTGACGAGATCAAGATGGTCGTCGCGATGGTGCGGCCGGACAAGCTCGGCGACGTCAAGGAGTCGCTGGCGGAAGTCGGCGCGCCGTCGCTGACGGTGACGAACGTCTCCGGCCGCGGTTCACAGCCGGCCAAGAAAGGCCAGTGGCGCGGCGAGGAGTACGTCGTCGACCTCCACCAGAAAGTCAAAATCGAGTGTGTCGTCGCCGACATCCCGGCCGACGACGTGGTCGATGCGATCCAGGAGGGGGCACACACCGGCGAGCCCGGCGACGGGAAGATCTTCGTGATCGACGTGGAGGATGCAGTGCAGGTCCGGACGGGTGAACGCGGACCGGACGCCGTCTGATCGCTCGATGAACGTCGACGACACCGAGCGCCGGATCGTCAACGCCCTCCTGGAGGACGGCCGCGCCACTCCCCGCGACATCTCCGGGGCGACCGGGATCGCGGAGCCGACCGTCTCCCAGCGGATCGAACAGCTCGAAACCCACGGCGTCATCGAGGGGTACGAGCCCCGCATCGACTACGAGTCGCTTGGCTACGACGTGACGGCCGTCTTCCAGCTGACGATCGACGGCGACGGACTGCCCGGCGTCCCGGAGCGACTCGGCGACACCGAGCAGATGATCGGCGTCTACGAGGTGACCGGGAGCCACGACGTGGTCGCGATCGGGAAGTTCACGGACACCGCGGCGATGAACGCACGGATCAAGGAACTGATGACCGACGACGACATCACCGCCGTCGAAACGTCGGTCGTGCTCAACACGGTCACGGAGTACGGGCAGTTTCGCGTCGAGGGCGAGTAACGTCGGTCGGCGAGTCGAGTTCGCGCCGGTCGACCGGCGAGCCGTCATCGCGACGACGGACGCCTCCGAGTATCAGACGCTGAAATCCCGGCGGTGCGATTAAGCGAGTGGCTCCCGATTCGACCGTATGAGCCTGCAAGTCGACGTGCGGAAACTCGACCTCTTCAACAAGATGGCCAAGGAGGGATCGGGCACCGTCGCCGATCACCTCTCGCAACTGACCGGTGTCGACGCCTCGGTGCGGACGTCTCAGATCAACTTTCTCGACATCGGCGACGTCAAGACCCACCTCGGAAACGACGAGCGGATCGGCATCTACGTCGAGCTGACCGAGGCTCCCGGCGGCTACGTGCTGTTCGTCCTTGATCCCGACCACGGCAAGCGCCTGGCCGGACAGATGATGGGCGGTATCCAGGGGGCCGACGAGGGGTTCTCCCAGATGGAGGAGTCGGCGCTCCAGGAGATCGGCAACATCATGACCAGCGGCTTCATCGACGGGTGGGCGAACGTCCTCGACGCGACCATCGACATGACGACGCCGACCCTGCTGGTCGACGACACGGCGACGATCATCGACTCGATGGGCGGGTGGCCCGACTCCGACCTCGTCTTCGTCGTCGACTCACACATCGTCGCCGAGGGGGCGGACATCGACATGACGGTGTACACTTTCCCCCAGCTCGAAGACCTCGTGGCGATGATCCAGGACATCGACCTCGACACCGACGTGGCAGAAGATACGACAGCCAGCGATCTGCTGTAGTATTACCGCTCGTGCGCCCAGACGGCGTCTTCGACGGTGACCTCTTTCTTGAACAGCGGGACCTCGTCTTTGAGCCGGTCGATCCCGTCCTCCACCGCTCGGAACGCCTCGCGGCGGTGGCCCGCAAGAACGACGACGAAGACGATGTCCTCGCCGGCTTCGACGACGCCCGTGCGGTGGTACAGCGCGACCTCGAAGACGCCATCGCGCTCGCACAGTTCTCGCTCGATCGCGGCCAGCTTCTCGTCGGCGACGCCCTCGTACTTCTCGAATTCCAGGTACTCCGTCGGCGTGTCGTCGGGGTCGTCGCGCTCGCGGACCCGTCCGGTAAACGTCGCGATCGCGCCGGCACGGTCGCTGTCGTTCGCCGCTTTGACCCGTGCCACGAGCGAGCCAAGCGTCTCGTAGGGCTCGCAGTCGTGGAGCGCCTCGACCAGCGCCGCCACGTCCACGTCGCCCGCGGTCTCGCCCGCCGCGAGCCGTCGCCCGGCGTGGTCGCGCCCGCCAAGCGCCACCGTCGGAATCCGCGCCCCGGAGTACCCCTCGACGACGGCGTAGTCGTACGACCGCGCGAGTTCGTCGAGCGTCTCGTCGAGGCCCCGATCCTCGCCCGTCGCGAACCACGCGTCGTCGGCGAGACCGTAGCTCACCGCCGCGCCGGCCGCCCGGTGGCGGGCGGTGTCCTTGCCCTCGGTGTCCACGTCGGGGGCGTGCGTGCAGTGCTTGATCGTCGCGACGCGGCCCCGCTCGGCCAACCGCTCGCAGACCCGCTCGACGAGGGTCGTCTTCCCCACGTCCGACGGGCCGGCGACTCCCAGAACGTGCATACCGGAACTGACTGCCCGAGCCACCTATACGTTGCCCAGTCTCTCACCGCTCGGGATCGATCGCTAGCAGACGTGACCCCGTGAACGACCACCGACCACGGAAAGCCCTCGCGTCGTTCCAGTCCCAGGACCCGAACTGCGCGCGCTCACTGTGTTCGCGTGCTTGTTGGGTCCGGGTTCCCGGAACGACGCTCGCCCTTTCATCCGCCAGGCACGTGGACAGTGACACGAGCTACGTCCTGGTGGATGAAAGGGCGAGGCACGGTAGCCGGATCTGCGACGGCACTATTCGACCGCAGGGAGAATATCCGGCACAGATCCGGCTAGCGGGCCGAGGGCTTTCGGTCTCCGCACTGCAAGCGTCCAAGCTCACCTGCAGACGAGATCACGAGAAGCACAAAGCGGTTTGTACGGGCCGGGCGTTGCGGGCGGTATGGACGAGTTCAGCCACGTCGAGGACGACGCGGCACAGATGGTCGACGTCGGCGACAAGGCCGTCGTCGACCGCCGGGCGGTCGCGAGCGGTCGGATCGACCTCGAACCGTCGACGGCCGAGTCGATCGAGACCGGTGCGGTCCTGAAGGGCAACGTGCTGGCGACGGCCCGCGTCGCCGCGATCCAGGCCGTCAAGCGCACCTGGGACGACATCCCGATGTGTCACCCGCTGTCGATCGACGGCGTCACCGTCGACTTCGAGGTCCGCGAGGACGGCGTCGAGAGCAGCGTCGAGGTGTCCTCGACCGGCCAGACCGGCGTCGAGATGGAGGCGCTCAACGGCGTCACCCGCGCACTGTTGACGGTCTGGGACATGGTGAAGTCGGCCGAGAAAGACGCCGACGGGCAGTATCCCGACACGCGCATCTCGGACGTGCGCGTGGACGCGAAGGTCAAGGGGGCGGAGTCGTGAGCGATCACCGCGAGCATGGTGAGAGCGGCCACGGCGAGCACGGCCACCACGATCACAGCCACGACGACCACGACCACCATCACCACGGCACCGACGAGACCCTCGACGTCGCGGTGCTGACGATCTCTTCCTCTCGGTCGAGCGACGAAGACGAGAGCGGCCCGGTCGCGAGCAGGGCGATCGAGGACGCCGGCCACCGCGTCGCCGTCACCGACGTGGTCGCGGACGACGAGGCGGCCATCCGCGAGCGCGTCGAGACGCTGGCGGGCGAGCGTGCCGACGGAGAGACCGTCGACGTGATCGTCACCACCGGCGGGACGGGGTTGACGCCCGACGACGTGACCGTCGAGGCGATCCGCCCGCTGTTGGACCCCGAGATCCCCGGCGTCGGCGAGTACTTCCGGCGGCTGAGCCACGAGCAGGTCGGAACCGCCGCCATGCTGACCCGCGCGACGGCCGGGATCGTCGGCGAGACCGCCGTCTACGCGTTCCCCGGGAGCCCCGACGCGATCGCACTGGGCGTCGAGTCGGTCCTGTTGCCCGAGGTCGGCCACGTCGTCGGGCTGGCACGGCGATGAGTGCCGACGGGTGGACAGTCCAGACGTGAGCCGACGGGTCCCACTCGCCGACGCTCGCGGCGCGGTCCTGGCCGAGGAACTACCGGCCGCGACGCCGGAATACGATCGCGCCCGCGTCGCTGGCTACGCCGTCGCAGCCGTCGACGTCGAGGACACGCGCCGGGCGACGCCAGTGGTGATGGACGTGGTCGCCGACCTCGCTCCGCACCAGGACCCGCCAGCGGAGACGCCGCTGCGGACCGCCGTCGCGGTCTCCGTCGGCGCGCCCCTTCCCCCGACGACGGACGCCGTCGTCCAGACGGTCGACGCCAGCCGTCGGAACGACGACGTGGCGCTGCGTGAGCCGGTGGTCCCCGGCGAGAACGTGCTCTCGGCGACGACGCTGGGCGGCCGGGAGACCGTCGCGGCCGGGACGCTCCTGACCGCGCGTACCATCGCCTTGCTTGGGGCGGCCGGCCACGAGACCGTGCCGGCTGTCGCGGAGGCGGGCGGTGTGTCGGGGTGACGGCTCCACGACCGACAGTATCTTTCTGGCCCGGTCCAAAGCCCCGGCCATGAACCACGAGCAGTCGCGAGCGCTGTACGATCGGGCGCTGTCGGTGATGCCGGGCGGCGTCAACTCCTCCGTGCGGGCGACCCAGCCCTAC
Above is a genomic segment from Halomicrobium sp. LC1Hm containing:
- the hemB gene encoding porphobilinogen synthase; this encodes MQPTRRPRRLRTDGVRGLVSETTLSPADLIAPIFVDATTDERVPIETMPGHERVPVEAVVDRVEEVLATGVEAVIVFGVPEAKDERGSRAWATDGVVQRAVRSITDETDAYVITDVCLCEYTSHGHCGIVEAGAADDPTLTVCNDPTLELLSKTAVSHARAGADMVAPSSMTDGMVGAIREALDDDGFSDVPIMSYAAKYESAFYGPFRDAADGAPAFGDRRHYQMDPANGREAMREVALDVEQGADVLMVKPALPYLDVVREIRESYDHPVAAYNVSGEYAMLHAASEKGWLDLDAVAHESLLSIKRAGADLILTYFAEDIAQRL
- a CDS encoding DUF6498-containing protein, whose translation is MVALHRIVPSTDSRRLELAEITVTNAVPVVGVVAFEWNVAALLVLYWFELAVDAVWAFVRALFAARPPEIDTDGLLIGAVAQRRPTLAVPWTDLRIHVVTLLTLPIAVLVVAGVWLFAGAFLVGPLGASALDDDTIASVTLATLAILCTTGVSTIRTYFLRGEYRNHNAQTAISGVVFRTFTVFFVAMFTLTMVGLVTAGPDTTLASLDPTAVGPALLIAIIGLKFASDFLGVYSDRLAVYFVSYDEAYGWSQAPPEPQSVASVPADAADRVRPTLAGRVLGGALRLPQHPGVAFLGVFLLAVAALFAFGSAWLVVGLLVALAVAVPLTLVSIDHLLRYGAVEYRAAQDERALVAYDRLFGVSLWRVEAWDETAVRIERTLLDRLLGTETVVVELPDDEHLLPHLPATTPILSVFDREPDRPQS
- a CDS encoding ammonium transporter; the encoded protein is MTYELLQSNPETIVEGVNLLWVLVVTFLIFFMHAGFAMLEAGQVRSKNVANQLTKNLLTWSVGVALFFLVGATVEGLVGGAGLSWQMNGSSSGWVTWLFGAVFAMTAATIVSGAVAGRAKLRAYITYTVLIAAVIYPVVSGMSWYEGGLLAGLGFADFAGGMVVHGMGGIAGLTAAYVLGPRMGRYNEDGSANVIPGHSMTFAVLGTLILAFGWYGFNVGTAATVFSIEEGAIALGDFSYVGRVAMTTTIAMASGAIGAGLISWAKTSKVDTLYVANGLLAGLVGITAIPNTTTWWGAFLVGGLAGAQLPVVFEFVEKRLQIDDVCAVFPVHGSAGVLGTLLYSFVAVDAWAGGANVGFMIDGFVTQLIGVAIITVWTVAATALIWGALKAVGQARVTPEHEQEGLDVSEHGVETYPEFGSGEGVVADGGTTNFSEVTNDD
- a CDS encoding P-II family nitrogen regulator; translated protein: MTDEIKMVVAMVRPDKLGDVKESLAEVGAPSLTVTNVSGRGSQPAKKGQWRGEEYVVDLHQKVKIECVVADIPADDVVDAIQEGAHTGEPGDGKIFVIDVEDAVQVRTGERGPDAV
- a CDS encoding Lrp/AsnC family transcriptional regulator, giving the protein MNVDDTERRIVNALLEDGRATPRDISGATGIAEPTVSQRIEQLETHGVIEGYEPRIDYESLGYDVTAVFQLTIDGDGLPGVPERLGDTEQMIGVYEVTGSHDVVAIGKFTDTAAMNARIKELMTDDDITAVETSVVLNTVTEYGQFRVEGE
- a CDS encoding chemotaxis protein CheC; its protein translation is MSLQVDVRKLDLFNKMAKEGSGTVADHLSQLTGVDASVRTSQINFLDIGDVKTHLGNDERIGIYVELTEAPGGYVLFVLDPDHGKRLAGQMMGGIQGADEGFSQMEESALQEIGNIMTSGFIDGWANVLDATIDMTTPTLLVDDTATIIDSMGGWPDSDLVFVVDSHIVAEGADIDMTVYTFPQLEDLVAMIQDIDLDTDVAEDTTASDLL
- a CDS encoding molybdopterin synthase, encoding MHVLGVAGPSDVGKTTLVERVCERLAERGRVATIKHCTHAPDVDTEGKDTARHRAAGAAVSYGLADDAWFATGEDRGLDETLDELARSYDYAVVEGYSGARIPTVALGGRDHAGRRLAAGETAGDVDVAALVEALHDCEPYETLGSLVARVKAANDSDRAGAIATFTGRVRERDDPDDTPTEYLEFEKYEGVADEKLAAIERELCERDGVFEVALYHRTGVVEAGEDIVFVVVLAGHRREAFRAVEDGIDRLKDEVPLFKKEVTVEDAVWAHER
- the moaC gene encoding cyclic pyranopterin monophosphate synthase MoaC, coding for MDEFSHVEDDAAQMVDVGDKAVVDRRAVASGRIDLEPSTAESIETGAVLKGNVLATARVAAIQAVKRTWDDIPMCHPLSIDGVTVDFEVREDGVESSVEVSSTGQTGVEMEALNGVTRALLTVWDMVKSAEKDADGQYPDTRISDVRVDAKVKGAES
- a CDS encoding molybdenum cofactor biosynthesis protein B; the encoded protein is MSDHREHGESGHGEHGHHDHSHDDHDHHHHGTDETLDVAVLTISSSRSSDEDESGPVASRAIEDAGHRVAVTDVVADDEAAIRERVETLAGERADGETVDVIVTTGGTGLTPDDVTVEAIRPLLDPEIPGVGEYFRRLSHEQVGTAAMLTRATAGIVGETAVYAFPGSPDAIALGVESVLLPEVGHVVGLARR
- a CDS encoding molybdenum cofactor biosynthesis protein MoeA; this translates as MSRRVPLADARGAVLAEELPAATPEYDRARVAGYAVAAVDVEDTRRATPVVMDVVADLAPHQDPPAETPLRTAVAVSVGAPLPPTTDAVVQTVDASRRNDDVALREPVVPGENVLSATTLGGRETVAAGTLLTARTIALLGAAGHETVPAVAEAGGVSG